From Pogoniulus pusillus isolate bPogPus1 chromosome 16, bPogPus1.pri, whole genome shotgun sequence, a single genomic window includes:
- the SEC61A1 gene encoding protein transport protein Sec61 subunit alpha isoform X1, whose protein sequence is MGIKFLEVIKPFCVILPEIQKPERKIQFKEKVLWTAITLFIFLVCCQIPLFGIMSSDSADPFYWMRVILASNRGTLMELGISPIVTSGLIMQLLAGAKIIEVGDTPKDRALFNGAQKLFGMIITIGQSIVYVMTGMYGDPSEMGPGICLLITIQLFVAGLIVLLLDELLQKGYGLGSGISLFIATNICETIVWKAFSPTTVNTGRGMEFEGAIIALFHLLATRTDKVRALREAFYRQNLPNLMNLIATIFVFAIVIYFQGFRVDLPIKSARYRGQYNTYPIKLFYTSNIPIILQSALVSNLYVISQMLSARFSGNLLVSLLGTWSDTSSGGPARAYPVGGLCYYLSPPESFSSVLEDPVHAVVYIVFMLGSCAFFSKTWIEVSGSSAKDVAKQLKEQQMVMRGHRETSMVHELNRYIPTAAAFGGLCIGALSVLADFLGAIGSGTGILLAVTIIYQYFEIFVKEQSEVGSMGALLF, encoded by the exons TAAAATTTCTTGAAGTAATCAAGCCCTTCTGTGTTATCTTGCCTGAAATCCAAAAGCCGGAGCGGAAG attCAGTTTAAGGAGAAGGTACTATGGACAGCTATCACACTCTTCATCTTCTTAGTATGCTGCCAG ATTCCCTTGTTTGGTATCATGTCATCAGACTCAGCAGACCCTTTCTACTGGATGAGAGTGATTTTGGCATCAAATAGAG GTACATTGATGGAGCTGGGCATTTCACCTATTGTCACTTCTGGGCTCATCATGCAGCTCTTGGCAGGTGCTAAGATCATTGAAGTTGGTGACACCCCAAAGGACAGAGCTCTCTTCAATGGAGCACAGAAAT TGTTTGGAATGATCATTACTATTGGACAGTCTATTGTCTATGTAATGACTGGAATGTATGGAGACCCATCTGAGATGGGTCCTGGGATCTGCTTGCTTATTACAATTCAG CTTTTTGTTGCTGGATTGATAGTTCTGCTCTTGGATGAGCTCCTACAGAAAGGATATGGTCTTGGTTCTGGCATCTCTCTCTTCATTGCTACCAATATCTGTGAGACTATTGTGTGGAAAGCATTCAGCCCCACCACAGTGAACACAGGACGAG GCATGGAATTTGAGGGAGCCATCATTGCTCTGTTCCATCTTCTGGCTACTCGCACTGACAAAGTCAGAGCTCTTCGTGAGGCCTTTTACCGTCAGAATCTCCCCAACCTTATGAATCTGATTGCCACCATCTTCGTCTTTGCTATTGTCATTTATTTCCAG GGCTTTAGAGTGGATCTTCCCATCAAGTCTGCTCGCTACCGTGGCCAGTACAACACCTACCCTATCAAGCTGTTTTACACTTCCAACATTCCCATCATTCTTCAGTCTGCTCTGGTGTCAAACCTGTACGTGATCTCCCAGATGCTTTCTGCTCGTTTCAGTGGCAATTTGCTGGTTAGCCTGCTGGGCACTTGGTCT GACACATCATCTGGAGGCCCTGCTCGTGCTTACCCAGTTGGTGGACTTTGTTATTATCTGTCACCTCCAgagtccttttcttcagtgtTAGAAGACCCTGTACATGCAGTTGTTTATATCGTATTTATGCTGGGCTCCTGTGCGTTCTTCTCTAAAACATGGATTGAAGTCTCTGGCTCCTCTGCCAAAGAT GTTGCCAAACAATTGAAAGAACAACAAATGGTAATGCGAGGCCACAGAGAAACTTCAATGGTACATGAACTAAACAG GTACATCCCTACAGCTGCTGCATTTGGTGGTCTCTGTATCGGTGCTCTCTCTGTCTTGGCAGACTTTCTTGGGGCAAttgggtcaggaactggaatTTTGCTCGCTGTCACTATCATTTATCAGTACTTTGAGATCTTTGTAAAGGAACAAAGTGAAGTTGGCAGTATGGGAGCTCTTCTTTTCTAA
- the SEC61A1 gene encoding protein transport protein Sec61 subunit alpha isoform X2: MSSDSADPFYWMRVILASNRGTLMELGISPIVTSGLIMQLLAGAKIIEVGDTPKDRALFNGAQKLFGMIITIGQSIVYVMTGMYGDPSEMGPGICLLITIQLFVAGLIVLLLDELLQKGYGLGSGISLFIATNICETIVWKAFSPTTVNTGRGMEFEGAIIALFHLLATRTDKVRALREAFYRQNLPNLMNLIATIFVFAIVIYFQGFRVDLPIKSARYRGQYNTYPIKLFYTSNIPIILQSALVSNLYVISQMLSARFSGNLLVSLLGTWSDTSSGGPARAYPVGGLCYYLSPPESFSSVLEDPVHAVVYIVFMLGSCAFFSKTWIEVSGSSAKDVAKQLKEQQMVMRGHRETSMVHELNRYIPTAAAFGGLCIGALSVLADFLGAIGSGTGILLAVTIIYQYFEIFVKEQSEVGSMGALLF; the protein is encoded by the exons ATGTCATCAGACTCAGCAGACCCTTTCTACTGGATGAGAGTGATTTTGGCATCAAATAGAG GTACATTGATGGAGCTGGGCATTTCACCTATTGTCACTTCTGGGCTCATCATGCAGCTCTTGGCAGGTGCTAAGATCATTGAAGTTGGTGACACCCCAAAGGACAGAGCTCTCTTCAATGGAGCACAGAAAT TGTTTGGAATGATCATTACTATTGGACAGTCTATTGTCTATGTAATGACTGGAATGTATGGAGACCCATCTGAGATGGGTCCTGGGATCTGCTTGCTTATTACAATTCAG CTTTTTGTTGCTGGATTGATAGTTCTGCTCTTGGATGAGCTCCTACAGAAAGGATATGGTCTTGGTTCTGGCATCTCTCTCTTCATTGCTACCAATATCTGTGAGACTATTGTGTGGAAAGCATTCAGCCCCACCACAGTGAACACAGGACGAG GCATGGAATTTGAGGGAGCCATCATTGCTCTGTTCCATCTTCTGGCTACTCGCACTGACAAAGTCAGAGCTCTTCGTGAGGCCTTTTACCGTCAGAATCTCCCCAACCTTATGAATCTGATTGCCACCATCTTCGTCTTTGCTATTGTCATTTATTTCCAG GGCTTTAGAGTGGATCTTCCCATCAAGTCTGCTCGCTACCGTGGCCAGTACAACACCTACCCTATCAAGCTGTTTTACACTTCCAACATTCCCATCATTCTTCAGTCTGCTCTGGTGTCAAACCTGTACGTGATCTCCCAGATGCTTTCTGCTCGTTTCAGTGGCAATTTGCTGGTTAGCCTGCTGGGCACTTGGTCT GACACATCATCTGGAGGCCCTGCTCGTGCTTACCCAGTTGGTGGACTTTGTTATTATCTGTCACCTCCAgagtccttttcttcagtgtTAGAAGACCCTGTACATGCAGTTGTTTATATCGTATTTATGCTGGGCTCCTGTGCGTTCTTCTCTAAAACATGGATTGAAGTCTCTGGCTCCTCTGCCAAAGAT GTTGCCAAACAATTGAAAGAACAACAAATGGTAATGCGAGGCCACAGAGAAACTTCAATGGTACATGAACTAAACAG GTACATCCCTACAGCTGCTGCATTTGGTGGTCTCTGTATCGGTGCTCTCTCTGTCTTGGCAGACTTTCTTGGGGCAAttgggtcaggaactggaatTTTGCTCGCTGTCACTATCATTTATCAGTACTTTGAGATCTTTGTAAAGGAACAAAGTGAAGTTGGCAGTATGGGAGCTCTTCTTTTCTAA